A single window of Buteo buteo chromosome 15, bButBut1.hap1.1, whole genome shotgun sequence DNA harbors:
- the FHL5 gene encoding four and a half LIM domains protein 5 isoform X1 codes for MTSSHTDCHYCLQSLRGRKYALREENAYCVTCYDSLFANPCEECKQPIECDSKDLAYKGRHWHEACFKCAKCSRSLVEKPFAAKDEVLLCTECYSDEYSSKCFHCRKTIMPGSRKMEFKGSSWHESCFVCQYCRQPLGTKPLITKDNENYCVPCFEKQFAHHCYSCKKVITSGGVTYDDQPWHKECFVCAGCTTQLSGQRFISKDEYPYCVDCFSKLYAKKCAACKKPITALGGAKFISFEERQWHGECFKCAKCSVSLVGQGFLTRQDDVLCHECGSAL; via the exons ATGACCAGCAGTCACACAGACTGTCATTACTGCCTGCAGTCTCTTCGTGGAAGAAAGTATGCATTAAGAGAAGAAAACGCTTATTGTGTTACATGTTATGACAGCTTGTTTGCCAACCCCTGTGAAGAATGCAAGCAACCTATTGAGTGCGATTCCAAG GATCTGGCCTACAAAGGCCGCCACTGGCATGAGGCGTGTTTCAAGTGTGCCAAATGCAGTCGCTCGCTGGTGGAGAAACCATTTGCTGCCAAGGATGAGGTCTTGCTGTGCACTGAATGCTACTCTGATGAGTATTCATCTAAGTGTTTCCACTGCCGGAAGACCATTATGCCTG GTTCCCGTAAAATGGAATTTAAGGGAAGTTCCTGGCATGAATCCTGTTTCGTTTGTCAATATTGCCGGCAACCATTGGGAACAAAACCATTGATCACCAAAGACAATGAGAATTACTGCGTGCCCTGTTTTGAGAAGCAATTTGCTCACCATTGCTACTCTTGCAAAAAG GTAATAACTTCTGGGGGAGTGACCTACGATGACCAGCCTTGGCATAAAGAATGCTTTGTGTGTGCTGGGTGTACAACCCAGCTGTCTGGACAAAGGTTTATTTCCAAAGATGAGTATCCATACTGTGTAGACTGTTTCAGCAAATTGTATGCCAAGAAGTGTGCTGCTTGCAAGAAACCGATTACAG CTCTCGGAGGTGCCAAATTTATCTCATTTGAAGAGCGCCAGTGGCATGGGGAGTGCTTTAAATGCGCAAAATGCTCTGTCTCGCTGGTGGGCCAGGGATTCCTCACTCGGCAGGATGATGTCCTTTGTCATGAATGTGGCTCTGCTTTATAG
- the FHL5 gene encoding four and a half LIM domains protein 5 isoform X2, whose product MEFKGSSWHESCFVCQYCRQPLGTKPLITKDNENYCVPCFEKQFAHHCYSCKKVITSGGVTYDDQPWHKECFVCAGCTTQLSGQRFISKDEYPYCVDCFSKLYAKKCAACKKPITALGGAKFISFEERQWHGECFKCAKCSVSLVGQGFLTRQDDVLCHECGSAL is encoded by the exons ATGGAATTTAAGGGAAGTTCCTGGCATGAATCCTGTTTCGTTTGTCAATATTGCCGGCAACCATTGGGAACAAAACCATTGATCACCAAAGACAATGAGAATTACTGCGTGCCCTGTTTTGAGAAGCAATTTGCTCACCATTGCTACTCTTGCAAAAAG GTAATAACTTCTGGGGGAGTGACCTACGATGACCAGCCTTGGCATAAAGAATGCTTTGTGTGTGCTGGGTGTACAACCCAGCTGTCTGGACAAAGGTTTATTTCCAAAGATGAGTATCCATACTGTGTAGACTGTTTCAGCAAATTGTATGCCAAGAAGTGTGCTGCTTGCAAGAAACCGATTACAG CTCTCGGAGGTGCCAAATTTATCTCATTTGAAGAGCGCCAGTGGCATGGGGAGTGCTTTAAATGCGCAAAATGCTCTGTCTCGCTGGTGGGCCAGGGATTCCTCACTCGGCAGGATGATGTCCTTTGTCATGAATGTGGCTCTGCTTTATAG